One window from the genome of Deinococcus sp. NW-56 encodes:
- a CDS encoding HAMP domain-containing sensor histidine kinase — MSARTPEDAALSAAPAHRVPLWVRAREGLLALLPTVITAVLLLLALQPAYLSLLDRGDGWSIYSYHGLAKDVLQYRAARLDPAVAREEREEIRDQVRSSLLNPAQFEHLAEVEALGDARLSRIRVLVEEGNPQALAEAGRQAVQLSAQAEDLSNQLGKDYAQEFRRLRQVLLGTALVTGLLSMALIVRALRLWRSERERRARREARQREALSLASHELRRPLQSLLLASDLLRQAETPEQLQRLLGMIEESARQLASRADLTRLDDLYLDVTLRVAPSDLRLMVQRVAGGRVTAQVPEEPVVWSVDPDRVAQMLENLIENALKYTSGPVEVALAVEDGQPEITVRDHGPGIPAERRAQMFLPYERGPLGVAPGQGLGLSLVRRYARAHGGDVTLEDAPGGGTLARVRLGEPPLVDERR; from the coding sequence GTGAGCGCCCGCACCCCCGAAGACGCCGCACTGAGCGCCGCGCCCGCCCACCGGGTTCCCCTGTGGGTCCGGGCGCGAGAGGGCTTGCTCGCGCTGCTGCCCACCGTGATCACCGCAGTGCTCCTGCTCCTCGCGCTGCAGCCCGCCTACCTGTCGCTGCTGGACCGGGGCGACGGCTGGTCCATCTACAGCTACCACGGCCTTGCCAAGGACGTGTTGCAGTACCGCGCCGCCCGTCTCGACCCGGCGGTAGCCCGTGAGGAGCGCGAGGAAATCCGCGATCAGGTGCGGTCAAGCCTGCTGAATCCGGCGCAGTTCGAGCACCTGGCCGAGGTCGAGGCGCTGGGTGATGCGCGGCTGAGCCGAATACGCGTCCTGGTAGAGGAGGGCAACCCGCAGGCCCTCGCGGAAGCGGGGCGGCAGGCCGTGCAGCTCAGTGCCCAAGCCGAGGACTTATCGAATCAGCTGGGGAAGGATTACGCGCAGGAGTTCCGGCGACTGCGGCAGGTGCTGCTGGGGACGGCGCTGGTGACCGGACTGCTGAGCATGGCCCTGATCGTGCGGGCGCTGCGGCTGTGGCGCTCGGAGCGCGAACGCCGTGCTCGGCGCGAGGCCCGGCAGCGCGAGGCCCTGAGTCTCGCCAGTCACGAGCTGCGCCGTCCCCTCCAGAGCCTGCTGCTCGCCAGCGACCTGCTGCGGCAGGCCGAGACCCCCGAGCAGCTTCAGCGTCTGCTGGGCATGATCGAGGAGAGCGCCCGGCAACTCGCCAGCCGCGCCGACCTCACCCGGCTGGACGACCTGTACCTCGACGTGACCCTGCGGGTGGCTCCCAGCGACCTGCGGCTGATGGTGCAGCGGGTCGCTGGCGGGCGCGTCACGGCGCAGGTGCCGGAGGAACCGGTCGTGTGGTCGGTTGATCCCGACCGGGTGGCGCAGATGTTGGAAAACCTGATCGAGAACGCCCTGAAGTACACCTCCGGCCCGGTCGAGGTGGCGCTCGCGGTCGAAGATGGGCAGCCTGAGATCACCGTGCGTGACCACGGCCCCGGCATCCCGGCCGAGCGCCGCGCCCAGATGTTCCTGCCCTACGAGCGCGGTCCTCTGGGCGTGGCACCGGGGCAGGGGCTGGGCCTGTCGCTGGTGCGCCGCTACGCCCGTGCCCACGGCGGCGACGTCACCCTGGAGGACGCGCCGGGCGGCGGCACCCTGGCGCGGGTCCGGCTGGGCGAGCCGCCGCTGGTGGACGAGCGGCGCTGA
- a CDS encoding DUF4384 domain-containing protein, protein MRLSSLLRFMTPLLGALSLGAAGAAPVLSAQSIIVNPVQTSLEVRVWTDRGSGTQAPTYAVGERIRLYASVNQDAYVYLFNVDPQGQVDLVLPNQYQSGGNFVKANTTRTFPAAGDPFTFDIAGPAGLNKVLALASLKPLDLGQIATFKSQQGGFATVSVQGQGQLAQALSIVVNPLPQTSWVSDTAYYTVAARKEQAAPLQTPAPAPTTTAPSRGTPIQQPPRTAQALSITVQPLPNVREWKATVQGRSLQAVYDEYAARLKAEGFTQASLRKTGNHLRGEFRKGTVRAELEVKQKGKKADYEVSVERR, encoded by the coding sequence ATGCGTCTTTCCTCCCTCCTCCGGTTCATGACCCCGCTGCTGGGTGCCCTCTCGCTGGGCGCCGCCGGGGCCGCCCCCGTCCTGAGTGCGCAGAGCATCATCGTCAACCCGGTTCAGACCAGCCTGGAGGTCCGGGTGTGGACCGACCGGGGCAGCGGCACGCAGGCGCCCACCTACGCGGTCGGCGAACGCATCCGGCTGTATGCCAGCGTCAACCAGGACGCCTACGTGTACCTCTTCAACGTGGACCCGCAGGGGCAGGTCGACCTCGTGCTGCCCAACCAGTACCAGAGCGGCGGCAATTTTGTGAAGGCGAACACCACCCGCACCTTTCCGGCGGCGGGCGATCCCTTCACCTTCGACATCGCGGGACCCGCCGGTCTGAACAAGGTGCTCGCCCTGGCGAGCCTGAAGCCGCTGGACCTGGGGCAGATCGCCACCTTCAAGAGCCAGCAGGGCGGCTTCGCCACCGTCAGCGTGCAGGGGCAGGGCCAACTCGCGCAGGCGCTGAGCATCGTGGTCAATCCGCTGCCGCAGACGAGCTGGGTGTCGGACACGGCCTACTACACGGTCGCCGCGCGCAAGGAACAGGCCGCGCCCCTCCAGACGCCCGCCCCGGCGCCCACCACGACTGCCCCCAGCCGCGGCACGCCGATTCAGCAGCCGCCTCGCACCGCCCAGGCCCTCTCGATCACGGTGCAGCCCCTGCCGAACGTGCGCGAGTGGAAGGCGACCGTACAGGGCCGTAGCCTCCAGGCCGTGTATGACGAGTACGCCGCCCGCCTGAAGGCCGAAGGCTTCACCCAGGCCAGCCTCCGCAAGACCGGCAACCACCTCCGGGGCGAGTTCCGCAAGGGCACTGTCCGCGCCGAGCTGGAGGTCAAGCAGAAGGGCAAGAAGGCCGACTACGAGGTCAGCGTCGAGCGCCGCTGA